In the genome of Raphanus sativus cultivar WK10039 chromosome 4, ASM80110v3, whole genome shotgun sequence, one region contains:
- the LOC108839125 gene encoding extensin-like produces the protein MAKRLCLIVILSMCLLTVDDLTRAEELSPSPDSPLPPESHSSPSPPEADSLPPPASSPRPEPLPDSPPPPPPQPSTRPSSPVPAPSSDENSHKDSEPETEYFPSPRPSPAPEERKPDDVKASEDGDEFEKEEDSGGLSGLEKAGIAIGAIFGVGAIVMGAIVYKKRRDNLTRARYTYFQGEFL, from the coding sequence ATGGCGAAAAGGCTATGTCTCATTGTTATTCTATCAATGTGTCTTCTAACTGTCGATGATCTCACGCGCGCTGAGGAGTTGTCTCCCTCACCTGATTCTCCTCTGCCACCGGAATCACATTCATCTCCGTCACCACCAGAAGCTGATTCCCTTCCTCCACCAGCTTCATCACCAAGACCTGAACCCCTACCGgattctccaccaccacctcctcctcaaCCGTCTACTAGACCATCATCGCCTGTTCCTGCTCCCTCGTCTGACGAAAATTCCCATAAGGATTCAGAGCCGGAGACGGAGTATTTCCCTTCTCCAAGGCCGTCTCCTGCTCCGGAAGAGAGAAAACCAGACGACGTGAAAGCAAGCGAGGATGGTGATGAGTtcgagaaagaagaagatagcGGAGGGTTGAGTGGATTGGAAAAAGCTGGGATCGCCATTGGAGCTATATTTGGAGTCGGGGCGATTGTAATGGGAGCTATAGTTTACAAGAAACGTAGAGATAACTTAACCAGAGCTCGTTACACTTACTTCCAAGGAGAGTTTCTTTAA